From the Candidatus Rokuibacteriota bacterium genome, the window GCCCCGTCTCCGTTCTGCGGATGAACCAGTAGAGGAAGCCGAAGGCCACGACCGCCCCCACGCTGGCCACGAGCTGCGGGAGGCCGACGTAGAGGCCTGCCAGCGAGATGCGGCCTTGCACCCACGGGGTCTTCACCAGCTGGAAGTCCGCCCCCCAGAGCGCCTGGGCGGCCGAGCGCAGGAAGACGGCCAGGCCGAACGTGGCGAAGATCTGGGCGAGCATCGGCGCACCGAGGATCCACCGGACAATCCCATGGTACGTGGCCACGCCGAGGAGGAAGAGGAGTCCGGCCGTGAGGGGGAGCGAGACCAGCGGGTCGAGCCGCCACAGCGACCAGGCCCAGAAGGTGGAGAACATGGCGAGCATGAGGAACTCGCCGTGCGCGAAGTTCACGATCTCCATGAGGCCGAAGATGAGGGACAGGCCGGCGGCGATGAGGGCGTAGATGAAGCCCATGAGGAGCCCGCCGATGATTCCCTGGAGCAGTACCTCGACGGTCATCGCCGGCTACTGTAGCATGCTCCCCCCCGCGCTCAGCTGATGTACGCCCGGCGCAGCGCCTCGCCGTCAAGCAGCCTCGACGGGTTGCGCTCCTCCATCACGATCTGGCCGAGCCGCATCACGTACACGCGCGAGGCGATGCCGAGGGCCGCCCGCACGTTCTGCTCCACCACCAGCACGGTGGTGCCCAGCTCCCGCGCCACGCGCCCCAGCACCGCGAACATCTCCTTGACCAGGAGCGGACTCAGCCCCTCGGACGGCTCGTCGAGCAGGAGGAGCCGCGGCCGCAGGATCATCGCCCGGGAGATCGAGAGCATCTGGCGTTCGCCCCCGGAGAGCGAGCCGGCGCGCTGGGACAAGCGCTCGCGGAGCCGCGGGAAGAGCGCGAAGACCTCCTCGAGCCGCCGGGGGAGCTCCTGGCGGCTCCGGAGCAGGTAGGCGCCCAGCTCGAGGTTCTCTCCCACCGAGAGCGGCGCGAACACCCGACCCCCCTGCGGGACGAGCGCCATCCCGTTCCGCACGTGGTCCGACGCGCGCGTCCCCTCGATCCGCTGCCCCCGGTAGACGATGGCGCCCTGCGACGGG encodes:
- a CDS encoding ABC transporter ATP-binding protein, which encodes MGAPLLELSDVTAGYDKKVVLEGLSLRVNEGEVVAMLGPNGAGKTTTVRTIFGLLRPSQGAIVYRGQRIEGTRASDHVRNGMALVPQGGRVFAPLSVGENLELGAYLLRSRQELPRRLEEVFALFPRLRERLSQRAGSLSGGERQMLSISRAMILRPRLLLLDEPSEGLSPLLVKEMFAVLGRVARELGTTVLVVEQNVRAALGIASRVYVMRLGQIVMEERNPSRLLDGEALRRAYIS
- a CDS encoding branched-chain amino acid ABC transporter permease; amino-acid sequence: MTVEVLLQGIIGGLLMGFIYALIAAGLSLIFGLMEIVNFAHGEFLMLAMFSTFWAWSLWRLDPLVSLPLTAGLLFLLGVATYHGIVRWILGAPMLAQIFATFGLAVFLRSAAQALWGADFQLVKTPWVQGRISLAGLYVGLPQLVASVGAVVAFGFLYWFIRRTETG